A region of Mycolicibacterium brumae DNA encodes the following proteins:
- a CDS encoding DUF779 domain-containing protein, which yields MSEPIPRVLVTRPAADLLETLIARHGPVMFHQSGGCCDGSSPMCYPDGEFLVGSRDVLLGVLGVGDGTPVWISGPQFEAWKHTQLVIDVVPGRGSGFSLESPEGLRFLSRGRAYADDELAVLGGDPPLTGRDWDAGARPSSPPAAIVAEAADACPTPAGRAARLPG from the coding sequence ATGTCCGAACCGATCCCGCGGGTGTTGGTCACCCGCCCCGCCGCCGACCTGCTAGAGACGCTGATCGCGCGACACGGGCCGGTGATGTTCCACCAGTCCGGCGGCTGCTGCGACGGGTCCTCGCCGATGTGTTACCCGGACGGGGAGTTCCTGGTCGGCAGCCGCGACGTGCTGCTGGGCGTGCTGGGCGTCGGCGACGGGACGCCGGTGTGGATCTCCGGTCCGCAGTTCGAGGCGTGGAAGCACACCCAGCTGGTCATCGACGTGGTGCCCGGGCGCGGCAGTGGTTTCAGCCTGGAATCCCCGGAGGGACTGCGGTTTCTGTCCCGCGGCCGGGCCTATGCCGACGACGAGTTGGCTGTGTTGGGAGGTGATCCGCCGCTGACCGGACGGGACTGGGACGCCGGGGCGCGGCCGTCGTCGCCGCCTGCGGCGATCGTCGCGGAGGCCGCCGACGCCTGCCCGACGCCGGCGGGGCGCGCCGCGCGGCTCCCCGGCTAG